Proteins encoded in a region of the Lepisosteus oculatus isolate fLepOcu1 chromosome 23, fLepOcu1.hap2, whole genome shotgun sequence genome:
- the LOC138224816 gene encoding CD209 antigen-like protein E isoform X1 — MDTDSVYTGLQKPAQDVYETVTRRAEREPGGEQTRQSRSRSCVSISLGVTVCVLLVTVIALGTVLWKQNSSDWERKLEKKEKELEEMKSELERNQNKSETHRSEAERYRKQLEKFCVEPSTGKRKQQCCPEGWKEGDCGRCYYVSTDQRSWEFANQSCSSMGAQLMVINDKSELELLGRLVKDNNYYWIGLSWTDSRSQWRWVDGTVLDKEVVTVSTGYSWNCGYWSPGQKTVYPRECEETLRWICEGEAVGV, encoded by the exons ATGGACACAGACAGCGTTTACACTGGGCTACAGAAACCAGCACAGGACGTGTACGAGACTGTGAccaggagagcagagagagagccagGAGGAGAGCAGACCA GACAGTCCAGGAGTAGGAGCTGTGTGTCCATCAGCCTGGGAGTCACAGTGTGTGTCTTACTGGTCACAGTCATTGCCCTGGGGACAGTCT TGTGGAAACAGAACAGCTCAGACTGGGAGAGAAAACTGgagaagaaggagaaggagctggaggagatgaaGTCAGAGCTGGAGAGAAACCAGAATAAATCTGAGACACACAGGAGTGAAGCTGAGAGatacaggaaacagctggagaaGTTTTGTGTGGAGCCCTCTACTGGGAAGAgaa agCAGCAGTGCTGTCCAGAGGGATGGAAGGAGGGAGACTGTGGAAGATGTTACTACGTCTCTACAGACCAGAGATCCTGGGAGTTTGCGAATCAGTCCTGCTCGTCAATGGGAGCTCAGCTGATGGTGATTAATGACAAGAGTGAACTG gAGCTCCTGGGACGTCTAGTAAAGGACAACAATTACTACTGGATTGGTCTGAGCTGGACGGACAGCAGATCTCAGTGGAGATGGGTTGATGGAACAGTCCTGGACAAGgaagt CGTCACAGTTAGTACGGGTTACTCCTGGAACTGTGGATACTGGAGTCCGGGTCAGAAAACTGTATATCCACGAGAATGTGAAGAGACTCTCCGCTGGATCTGTGAGGGGGAAGCTGTTGGAGTCTAG
- the LOC138224816 gene encoding natural killer cells antigen CD94-like isoform X4 → MDTDSVYTGLQKPAQDVYETVTRRAEREPGGEQTMWKQNSSDWERKLEKKEKELEEMKSELERNQNKSETHRSEAERYRKQLEKFCVEPSTGKRKQQCCPEGWKEGDCGRCYYVSTDQRSWEFANQSCSSMGAQLMVINDKSELELLGRLVKDNNYYWIGLSWTDSRSQWRWVDGTVLDKEVVTVSTGYSWNCGYWSPGQKTVYPRECEETLRWICEGEAVGV, encoded by the exons ATGGACACAGACAGCGTTTACACTGGGCTACAGAAACCAGCACAGGACGTGTACGAGACTGTGAccaggagagcagagagagagccagGAGGAGAGCAGACCA TGTGGAAACAGAACAGCTCAGACTGGGAGAGAAAACTGgagaagaaggagaaggagctggaggagatgaaGTCAGAGCTGGAGAGAAACCAGAATAAATCTGAGACACACAGGAGTGAAGCTGAGAGatacaggaaacagctggagaaGTTTTGTGTGGAGCCCTCTACTGGGAAGAgaa agCAGCAGTGCTGTCCAGAGGGATGGAAGGAGGGAGACTGTGGAAGATGTTACTACGTCTCTACAGACCAGAGATCCTGGGAGTTTGCGAATCAGTCCTGCTCGTCAATGGGAGCTCAGCTGATGGTGATTAATGACAAGAGTGAACTG gAGCTCCTGGGACGTCTAGTAAAGGACAACAATTACTACTGGATTGGTCTGAGCTGGACGGACAGCAGATCTCAGTGGAGATGGGTTGATGGAACAGTCCTGGACAAGgaagt CGTCACAGTTAGTACGGGTTACTCCTGGAACTGTGGATACTGGAGTCCGGGTCAGAAAACTGTATATCCACGAGAATGTGAAGAGACTCTCCGCTGGATCTGTGAGGGGGAAGCTGTTGGAGTCTAG
- the LOC138224816 gene encoding CD209 antigen-like protein E isoform X2, whose product MAEDVTYADIKFTNIQGQESPTITTIPAQPGSPHTQPRCRRGLLIALGLTVCVLLAAVAVVGILWKQNSSDWERKLEKKEKELEEMKSELERNQNKSETHRSEAERYRKQLEKFCVEPSTGKRKQQCCPEGWKEGDCGRCYYVSTDQRSWEFANQSCSSMGAQLMVINDKSELELLGRLVKDNNYYWIGLSWTDSRSQWRWVDGTVLDKEVVTVSTGYSWNCGYWSPGQKTVYPRECEETLRWICEGEAVGV is encoded by the exons ATGGCTGAAGATGTGACCTACGCTGACATCAAATTCACTAACATACAGGGACAGGAGAGCCCAACCATCACCACTATTCCAGCACAGCCAGGATCCCCCCACA CCCAGCCCAGGTGCAGGAGGGGTCTGCTCATTGCTCTGGGACTCACAGTGTGCGTCTTGCTGGCTGCAGTCGCTGTCGTGGGGATCT TGTGGAAACAGAACAGCTCAGACTGGGAGAGAAAACTGgagaagaaggagaaggagctggaggagatgaaGTCAGAGCTGGAGAGAAACCAGAATAAATCTGAGACACACAGGAGTGAAGCTGAGAGatacaggaaacagctggagaaGTTTTGTGTGGAGCCCTCTACTGGGAAGAgaa agCAGCAGTGCTGTCCAGAGGGATGGAAGGAGGGAGACTGTGGAAGATGTTACTACGTCTCTACAGACCAGAGATCCTGGGAGTTTGCGAATCAGTCCTGCTCGTCAATGGGAGCTCAGCTGATGGTGATTAATGACAAGAGTGAACTG gAGCTCCTGGGACGTCTAGTAAAGGACAACAATTACTACTGGATTGGTCTGAGCTGGACGGACAGCAGATCTCAGTGGAGATGGGTTGATGGAACAGTCCTGGACAAGgaagt CGTCACAGTTAGTACGGGTTACTCCTGGAACTGTGGATACTGGAGTCCGGGTCAGAAAACTGTATATCCACGAGAATGTGAAGAGACTCTCCGCTGGATCTGTGAGGGGGAAGCTGTTGGAGTCTAG
- the LOC138224816 gene encoding oxidized low-density lipoprotein receptor 1-like isoform X3 — MDTDSVYTGLQKPAQDVYETVTRRAEREPGGEQTRQSRSRSCVSISLGVTVCVLLVTVIALGTVLWKQNSSDWERKLEKKEKELEEMKSELERNQNKSETHRSEAERYRKQLEKFCVEPSTGKRKQQCCPEGWKEGDCGRCYYVSTDQRSWEFANQSCSSMGAQLMVINDKSELPVCEQSRVSSSVRDESVGMDLCSTAHRQCCPTPGTVRSCPLCAQIQFLISDQPCPRRHTAQLTPDPQPPFLLLSLA, encoded by the exons ATGGACACAGACAGCGTTTACACTGGGCTACAGAAACCAGCACAGGACGTGTACGAGACTGTGAccaggagagcagagagagagccagGAGGAGAGCAGACCA GACAGTCCAGGAGTAGGAGCTGTGTGTCCATCAGCCTGGGAGTCACAGTGTGTGTCTTACTGGTCACAGTCATTGCCCTGGGGACAGTCT TGTGGAAACAGAACAGCTCAGACTGGGAGAGAAAACTGgagaagaaggagaaggagctggaggagatgaaGTCAGAGCTGGAGAGAAACCAGAATAAATCTGAGACACACAGGAGTGAAGCTGAGAGatacaggaaacagctggagaaGTTTTGTGTGGAGCCCTCTACTGGGAAGAgaa agCAGCAGTGCTGTCCAGAGGGATGGAAGGAGGGAGACTGTGGAAGATGTTACTACGTCTCTACAGACCAGAGATCCTGGGAGTTTGCGAATCAGTCCTGCTCGTCAATGGGAGCTCAGCTGATGGTGATTAATGACAAGAGTGAACTG CCTGTGTGTGAACAGAGCAGAGTGAGCAGCAGTGTGAGAGATGAGAGTGTGGGGATGGATCTCTGCTCTACAGCTCACAGGCAGTGCTGCCCAACACCAGGCACAGTGAGATCATGCCCACTGTGTGCTCAGATACAGTTTCTGATCTCAGACCAGCCCTGTCCCAGGAGACACACTGCCCAGCTGACACCAGACCCACAACCTCCTTTCCTGCTGCTCTCACTGGCATGA